The Kosakonia sacchari SP1 genome includes a window with the following:
- the bioH gene encoding pimeloyl-ACP methyl ester esterase BioH translates to MKNIWWQTKGEGNCHLVLLHGWGLNAQVWDCIAPELSSHFTLHVVDLPGYGRSEGFGALALPQMADIVLSHAPQKAIWLGWSLGGLVASQIALQSPERVSALVTVASSPCFSAQGDWAGIKPEVLAGFQQQLSEDFQRTVERFLALQTLGTETARQDARELKNAVLSLPMPPTEVLNGGLEILKTVDLRDALGGLTLPFLRMYGRLDGLVPRKIVPLLDDMWPQSESLVFPKAAHAPFVSHPAAFCEALLALKSRLV, encoded by the coding sequence ATGAAGAACATCTGGTGGCAAACCAAAGGCGAAGGAAATTGTCATCTTGTGCTGCTGCACGGATGGGGGCTGAATGCTCAGGTCTGGGATTGCATTGCACCGGAACTGAGCTCGCACTTTACGCTGCATGTAGTGGATCTGCCAGGCTATGGCAGAAGCGAAGGGTTTGGCGCACTGGCGCTGCCGCAGATGGCGGATATCGTGTTATCTCACGCGCCACAAAAGGCGATTTGGTTGGGCTGGAGCCTGGGCGGGTTAGTGGCGAGCCAGATTGCGTTGCAATCACCTGAACGCGTCAGCGCGTTGGTTACGGTGGCCTCATCGCCCTGTTTTAGCGCACAGGGTGATTGGGCGGGCATCAAGCCTGAAGTGCTGGCTGGTTTTCAGCAGCAATTGAGTGAAGATTTTCAGCGTACTGTTGAGCGTTTCCTGGCATTGCAGACGCTCGGCACCGAAACCGCAAGACAGGATGCGCGCGAGCTTAAAAACGCGGTGCTGTCGCTTCCGATGCCGCCAACGGAAGTGCTGAACGGCGGGCTGGAGATTTTAAAAACGGTCGATTTACGCGACGCACTTGGCGGACTGACGCTACCGTTTTTACGTATGTATGGCCGTCTTGATGGGCTGGTGCCGCGTAAAATTGTGCCATTACTGGATGATATGTGGCCGCAGAGCGAGTCGTTGGTTTTCCCGAAAGCGGCACATGCGCCGTTTGTTTCCCATCCTGCAGCATTTTGCGAGGCGTTGTTGGCGCTGAAATCCAGGCTCGTTTAA
- the feoB gene encoding Fe(2+) transporter permease subunit FeoB, whose protein sequence is MKKLTIGLIGNPNSGKTTLFNQLTGARQRVGNWSGVTVERKEGQFNTTDHQVTLVDLPGTYSLTTISAQTSLDEQIACHYILSGDADLVINVVDASNLERNLYLTLQLLELGVPCIIALNMLDIAEKQKVRIDIDGLAARLGCPVIPLVSTRGRGIEALKMAVDRHQHNDNIELVHYAQPLSREADALAQQMADDVPLQQRRWMGLQMLEGDIYSRANSGVSEQQLAASLARLGAEMDDPALHIADARYQSIAAICDTVSNTLTAEPSQFTAAVDRIIINRFLGLPIFLFVMYLMFLFAINIGGAFQPIFDAGSVAIFIHGIQWLGYTLHFPEWLTVFLAQGLGGGVNTVLPLVPQLGMMYLFMSFLEDSGYMARAAFVMDRLMQSLGLPGKSFVPLIVGFGCNVPSVMGARTLDAPRERLITIMMAPFMSCGARLAIFAVFAAAFFGQQGALTVFSLYVIGIVMAILTGLVLKHTLLRGEASPFVMELPVYHVPHLKSLLLQTWQRLKGFVIRAGKVIIIVSIFLSAMNSFSLDGRTVHKIDESALASVSRVFTPLLEPIGVHGDHWQATVGLVTGAMAKEVVVGTLNSLYTAENIEQEAFNPAEFSLAGELIAALEDTAKSVKETFSLSVLANPIEASKGDGEMATGTMGVMSEKFGSAAAAYSYLIFVLLYVPCITAMGAIARESSRGWMGFSVLWGLNIAYSLATLFYQTATFSEHPVYSLTCILAVLLFNVVVISALRRARSRVDVSLLATRKTVASCCDSPAGDCH, encoded by the coding sequence ATGAAAAAATTGACCATTGGCTTAATTGGTAACCCGAATTCTGGCAAGACAACGTTATTTAATCAGCTCACCGGCGCGCGTCAGCGAGTGGGAAACTGGTCCGGCGTAACCGTTGAGCGCAAAGAGGGACAGTTCAACACCACTGACCACCAGGTGACGCTTGTCGATCTTCCCGGCACCTATTCGCTCACCACCATTTCCGCGCAAACATCGCTCGATGAGCAAATCGCCTGCCACTACATTTTAAGCGGTGATGCCGATCTGGTGATTAACGTGGTCGATGCATCCAACCTGGAGCGCAACCTCTACCTGACGCTGCAATTGCTGGAGCTGGGCGTACCGTGCATCATCGCCCTCAACATGCTGGATATCGCCGAAAAACAGAAAGTCCGCATTGATATCGACGGCCTTGCCGCGCGCCTGGGCTGCCCGGTGATCCCGCTGGTTTCCACGCGTGGTCGCGGGATTGAAGCGCTGAAAATGGCTGTCGATCGTCACCAACACAACGACAACATAGAACTGGTGCATTACGCCCAGCCCCTTTCCCGCGAAGCAGACGCGCTGGCACAGCAAATGGCCGATGATGTGCCGTTGCAGCAACGTCGCTGGATGGGCCTGCAAATGCTCGAAGGTGATATTTACAGCCGCGCCAACTCTGGCGTCAGCGAACAACAACTGGCTGCCTCGCTCGCACGTCTGGGAGCGGAAATGGACGACCCTGCGCTGCACATTGCTGATGCGCGCTATCAGTCGATTGCGGCGATTTGCGATACCGTCAGCAACACGCTCACCGCCGAGCCAAGCCAGTTCACCGCCGCGGTTGACCGCATCATCATTAACCGCTTTTTGGGCTTGCCGATCTTTTTGTTCGTCATGTATCTGATGTTTCTGTTTGCCATTAACATCGGCGGCGCATTCCAGCCGATTTTCGACGCGGGCTCGGTAGCCATATTTATTCATGGTATTCAGTGGCTGGGTTATACGCTGCACTTCCCGGAATGGCTGACCGTATTTCTGGCACAAGGGCTTGGCGGCGGCGTGAATACCGTGCTGCCGCTGGTGCCACAGCTCGGCATGATGTACCTGTTTATGTCCTTTCTTGAAGATTCCGGTTACATGGCACGCGCCGCGTTTGTGATGGACCGCCTGATGCAATCGCTGGGGCTGCCGGGCAAATCTTTCGTACCGCTGATTGTCGGCTTTGGCTGTAACGTTCCGTCGGTGATGGGCGCGCGTACATTAGACGCGCCGCGTGAACGTCTGATCACCATTATGATGGCGCCGTTTATGTCCTGCGGCGCGCGTCTGGCCATCTTCGCGGTTTTCGCTGCTGCCTTTTTCGGTCAGCAGGGAGCGCTCACCGTCTTCTCGCTGTATGTGATTGGTATCGTGATGGCGATCCTTACTGGTCTGGTGCTGAAACATACGCTGCTGCGCGGCGAAGCATCGCCGTTTGTGATGGAACTACCGGTGTATCACGTGCCGCATCTGAAAAGCCTGTTGCTGCAAACCTGGCAGCGTCTGAAAGGCTTTGTCATCCGCGCGGGTAAAGTGATTATCATTGTCAGCATTTTCCTCAGCGCGATGAACAGCTTCTCGCTGGATGGTCGTACCGTACACAAAATTGATGAATCTGCGCTGGCCTCTGTCAGCCGCGTCTTTACCCCGCTGCTGGAGCCGATTGGCGTGCATGGCGACCACTGGCAAGCCACCGTGGGTCTTGTTACGGGCGCAATGGCGAAAGAGGTGGTCGTCGGTACGCTGAACTCGCTTTACACCGCGGAAAATATTGAGCAGGAAGCCTTTAACCCAGCGGAATTCAGCCTGGCGGGTGAGCTGATTGCCGCTCTGGAAGATACGGCGAAAAGCGTGAAAGAGACATTCAGCCTGAGCGTACTGGCTAACCCAATCGAAGCCAGCAAAGGCGACGGCGAAATGGCGACCGGCACCATGGGCGTGATGAGCGAAAAATTCGGCAGTGCGGCAGCCGCTTACAGCTATCTGATTTTTGTGCTGCTTTACGTACCGTGTATCACCGCGATGGGCGCTATCGCCCGCGAATCCAGCCGTGGCTGGATGGGTTTCTCGGTGCTGTGGGGGCTGAATATCGCTTACTCGCTCGCCACGCTCTTTTACCAGACGGCGACCTTCAGCGAGCACCCGGTCTACAGCCTGACCTGTATTCTGGCGGTTCTGCTGTTTAACGTGGTGGTCATTAGCGCCCTTCGTCGCGCCAGAAGCCGGGTGGATGTCAGCCTGCTGGCTACGCGTAAAACTGTCGCCAGCTGCTGCGACAGCCCGGCGGGCGATTGTCACTAA
- the gntX gene encoding DNA utilization protein GntX, with the protein MLTVPGLCWLCRMPLMLSQWGVCSGCSRAMKVREKVCPLCGLPAARDDIACGRCLQKPPPWQRLIAVSRYAPPLSPLVQQFKFLPRPEIARALARLLLLAVLNARRSGNWQTPDMILSVPLHARRQWRRGFNQSDLLCRALAHWLQTPYHPAALRRVRATPVQHQLNARLRKQNLKNAFRLELPVAGLHIVVVDDVVTTGSTVAEITRLLLRSGAATVQVWCLCRTL; encoded by the coding sequence ATGCTAACAGTGCCAGGATTATGCTGGCTATGTCGAATGCCATTGATGCTGAGCCAGTGGGGAGTCTGTTCCGGCTGCTCACGCGCCATGAAAGTGCGCGAAAAAGTTTGCCCTTTGTGCGGCTTACCCGCCGCTCGCGACGACATCGCCTGCGGGCGCTGTCTGCAAAAACCGCCACCCTGGCAGCGGTTGATTGCCGTCAGCCGTTACGCGCCACCACTTAGCCCGCTGGTGCAGCAGTTTAAATTTTTGCCTCGCCCGGAAATCGCCCGCGCGCTGGCCCGTCTGCTGCTGTTAGCCGTGTTAAACGCCCGCCGCAGCGGAAACTGGCAGACACCGGATATGATCTTAAGCGTACCGCTGCATGCGCGTCGCCAGTGGCGCAGAGGGTTTAATCAAAGCGATCTTCTGTGCCGGGCGCTGGCGCACTGGTTACAAACTCCATATCATCCTGCCGCGCTACGCCGGGTGCGGGCAACGCCTGTGCAGCATCAACTCAATGCCCGCTTGCGCAAGCAGAACCTGAAAAATGCCTTTCGTCTTGAATTGCCCGTTGCCGGTCTCCATATCGTCGTGGTGGATGATGTCGTCACGACCGGCAGCACCGTTGCGGAAATCACCCGGCTGCTTTTACGCAGCGGCGCAGCAACTGTTCAGGTCTGGTGCCTGTGTCGAACCTTGTAG
- the feoC gene encoding [Fe-S]-dependent transcriptional repressor FeoC → MASLIEVRDLLALQGRMEAQQLSAALHTPRAMIDAMLGRMEAMGKAVRIQEEATGCLTGSCKQCPEGKSACSREWWALR, encoded by the coding sequence ATGGCGTCGTTAATTGAAGTGCGTGATTTGTTGGCATTGCAAGGCCGGATGGAGGCTCAACAACTGAGCGCCGCGTTGCATACGCCACGCGCGATGATCGACGCCATGCTCGGTCGCATGGAAGCCATGGGTAAAGCGGTGCGTATTCAGGAAGAGGCTACCGGTTGCTTAACCGGTAGCTGCAAGCAGTGCCCGGAAGGGAAAAGCGCCTGCTCTCGTGAGTGGTGGGCGTTGCGTTAA
- the feoA gene encoding ferrous iron transporter A: protein MQFSPDSAWKITGFSQEISPAWRQKLLSLGMLPGSSFNVVRVAPLGDPIHIETRRVNLVLRKKDLAFLELEAVSR, encoded by the coding sequence ATGCAATTCTCTCCTGACAGCGCGTGGAAAATTACCGGTTTCTCTCAAGAAATAAGCCCGGCCTGGCGACAAAAACTCCTGTCATTAGGGATGTTGCCCGGCTCCTCTTTTAATGTGGTGCGCGTCGCCCCTTTGGGTGACCCTATTCATATTGAAACCCGCCGCGTTAATTTAGTGTTACGGAAAAAAGATCTCGCGTTCCTCGAACTGGAAGCGGTATCTCGTTAA
- the greB gene encoding transcription elongation factor GreB, translated as MKTPLITREGYEKLKQELDFLWRQERPEVTKKVTWAASLGDRSENADYQYNKKRLREIDRRVRYLTKCLENLKIVDYSPQQEGKVFFGAWVEIENDDGDTLRFRIVGYDEIFGRKDYISIDSPMARALLKKEEGDVAVVQTPGGEATWYVNQIEYVK; from the coding sequence ATGAAAACGCCCCTGATTACCCGCGAAGGTTATGAAAAACTGAAGCAGGAACTCGATTTTCTCTGGCGTCAGGAGCGCCCGGAAGTCACTAAAAAAGTCACCTGGGCGGCCAGCCTCGGCGACCGCAGCGAAAACGCCGATTATCAGTACAACAAAAAGCGCCTGCGCGAGATAGACCGCCGCGTGCGCTATCTCACCAAGTGTCTGGAAAATCTCAAAATCGTTGATTACTCCCCTCAGCAGGAAGGCAAGGTCTTTTTTGGCGCATGGGTGGAAATTGAAAACGACGACGGCGATACACTGCGTTTTCGCATCGTTGGCTATGATGAAATATTTGGCCGCAAAGATTACATCTCTATCGATTCGCCCATGGCACGCGCCCTGCTGAAGAAAGAGGAAGGCGACGTGGCGGTAGTGCAAACGCCCGGCGGTGAAGCAACCTGGTACGTTAATCAAATTGAATACGTGAAATAG
- the nfuA gene encoding Fe-S biogenesis protein NfuA: protein MIRISDAAQAHFVKLLANQEEGTQIRVFVINPGTPNAECGVSYCPPDAVEATDTALKFEQLIAYVDELSAPYLEDAEIDFVTDQLGSQLTLKAPNAKMRKVSDDAPLMERVEYLLQSQINPQLAGHGGRVSLMEITDEGYAILQFGGGCNGCSMVDVTLKEGIEKQLLTEFPELKGVRDLTEHQRGEHSYY from the coding sequence ATGATCCGTATTTCCGACGCTGCCCAAGCGCACTTTGTCAAACTGCTGGCAAATCAGGAAGAAGGGACACAAATCCGCGTATTTGTGATTAACCCAGGCACGCCCAACGCTGAGTGTGGCGTCTCTTATTGCCCGCCGGACGCGGTTGAAGCCACTGACACCGCGCTGAAATTTGAACAACTGATTGCCTATGTCGATGAGCTGAGCGCGCCGTATCTGGAAGATGCGGAAATCGATTTTGTTACCGATCAGTTAGGTTCGCAGCTGACGCTGAAAGCGCCGAACGCCAAAATGCGTAAAGTGTCCGACGACGCACCGCTAATGGAGCGCGTGGAGTATCTGCTGCAGTCCCAAATCAACCCACAGCTGGCTGGCCACGGCGGCCGCGTTTCGCTGATGGAGATCACCGATGAAGGCTACGCCATTCTGCAGTTTGGCGGCGGCTGTAACGGTTGCTCCATGGTCGACGTGACGCTGAAAGAGGGTATCGAAAAGCAGTTGCTGACCGAGTTCCCGGAGCTGAAAGGCGTGCGCGATCTGACCGAACACCAGCGCGGCGAGCACTCTTACTACTAA
- the gntT gene encoding gluconate transporter: MPLVIVAIGVALLLLLMIRFKLNGFIALILVALAVGMMQGMPLDAVIKSIKNGVGGTLGSLALIMGFGAMLGKLLADCGGAQRIATTLIEKFGRQYIQWAVVLTGFTVGFALFYEVGFVLLLPLVFTIAASARIPLLYVGVPMAAALSVTHGFLPPHPGPTAIATIFHADMGKTLLYGTLLGIPTVILAGPVYARFLKSIDKPIPDGLYNAKTFSEEEMPGFGVSVWTSLVPVILMALRAVAEMLLPKGHALLPYAEFFGDPVMATMIAVLIAVFTFGLNRGRSMDDINETLTSSIKIIAMMLLIIGGGGAFKQVLVDSGVDKYIASMMHSTNLSPLFMAWSIAAVLRIALGSATVAAITAGGIAAPLIATTGVSPELMVIAVGSGSVIFSHVNDPGFWLFKEYFNLTIGETMRSWSALETIISVCGLVGCLLLGMVV, from the coding sequence ATGCCATTAGTCATTGTCGCTATCGGTGTTGCTCTCTTACTCCTGTTAATGATCCGCTTCAAACTGAACGGATTTATTGCTCTGATCCTCGTGGCGCTCGCCGTGGGGATGATGCAGGGCATGCCGCTTGATGCCGTTATTAAATCCATTAAAAATGGTGTCGGCGGTACGCTGGGCAGCCTTGCGCTGATCATGGGCTTTGGTGCCATGCTCGGCAAACTGCTGGCGGACTGCGGCGGTGCACAGCGCATTGCCACTACGCTTATCGAAAAGTTTGGGCGCCAGTACATTCAATGGGCGGTGGTGCTGACCGGTTTTACCGTCGGTTTCGCGCTGTTCTATGAAGTTGGCTTCGTACTGCTGCTGCCGCTGGTGTTCACCATCGCCGCGTCCGCACGCATTCCGCTGCTGTATGTTGGTGTGCCAATGGCGGCAGCGCTGTCCGTGACGCACGGCTTCCTGCCTCCGCACCCGGGCCCAACGGCGATTGCGACCATTTTCCATGCGGATATGGGCAAAACGCTGCTCTACGGTACGCTGCTCGGTATCCCAACCGTTATCCTTGCTGGTCCGGTCTATGCCCGCTTCCTGAAAAGCATTGATAAACCGATCCCGGATGGCCTCTACAACGCGAAAACCTTCAGCGAAGAAGAGATGCCGGGCTTCGGCGTCAGCGTCTGGACATCGCTGGTGCCGGTGATCCTGATGGCGCTGCGCGCGGTAGCCGAAATGCTGCTGCCAAAAGGCCATGCACTGCTGCCTTACGCAGAGTTCTTCGGCGACCCGGTCATGGCAACCATGATTGCAGTGCTGATTGCGGTATTCACTTTCGGCTTGAACCGTGGTCGTTCGATGGACGACATCAACGAAACGCTGACCAGCTCCATCAAAATCATTGCCATGATGCTGCTGATCATCGGCGGTGGCGGTGCGTTCAAACAGGTTCTGGTTGATAGCGGCGTCGATAAATACATCGCCTCAATGATGCATTCCACCAATCTCTCCCCGCTGTTTATGGCGTGGTCAATTGCCGCAGTGCTGCGTATCGCGCTGGGTTCCGCCACTGTTGCGGCAATCACAGCAGGTGGTATTGCGGCGCCGCTGATTGCCACCACTGGCGTGAGCCCGGAGTTGATGGTGATTGCGGTCGGTTCCGGTAGTGTGATTTTCTCTCACGTTAACGATCCGGGTTTCTGGCTGTTCAAAGAGTATTTCAACCTGACCATCGGCGAGACCATGCGCTCCTGGTCGGCGCTGGAAACCATCATTTCCGTTTGCGGTCTGGTTGGCTGCCTGCTGTTGGGCATGGTGGTTTAA
- the ompR gene encoding osmolarity response regulator transcription factor OmpR: MQENYKILVVDDDMRLRALLERYLTEQGFQVRSVANAEQMDRLLTRESFHLMVLDLMLPGEDGLSICRRLRSQSNPMPIIMVTAKGEEVDRIVGLEIGADDYIPKPFNPRELLARIRAVLRRQANELPGAPSQEEAVIAFGKFKLNLGTREMFREDEPMPLTSGEFAVLKALVSHPREPLSRDKLMNLARGREYSAMERSIDVQISRLRRMVEEDPAHPRYIQTVWGLGYVFVPDGSKA, from the coding sequence ATGCAAGAGAATTATAAGATTCTGGTCGTGGATGACGACATGCGCCTGCGCGCATTGCTTGAGCGTTACCTTACCGAGCAGGGCTTCCAGGTTCGCAGCGTGGCTAACGCTGAGCAGATGGATCGTCTGTTAACCCGTGAATCTTTCCATCTGATGGTGCTGGATCTGATGCTGCCAGGCGAAGATGGTCTCTCTATCTGCCGCCGTTTACGCAGCCAGAGCAACCCGATGCCGATTATTATGGTGACGGCGAAAGGCGAGGAAGTGGACCGCATTGTGGGTCTGGAAATTGGTGCCGACGATTATATTCCCAAACCGTTTAACCCGCGTGAGCTGCTGGCGCGTATTCGCGCTGTGCTGCGCCGCCAGGCGAATGAACTGCCGGGGGCGCCGTCTCAGGAAGAAGCGGTAATTGCGTTTGGTAAGTTCAAGTTGAACCTTGGTACGCGCGAAATGTTCCGCGAAGATGAGCCGATGCCGCTGACCAGCGGTGAGTTCGCGGTGCTGAAAGCGCTGGTCAGCCACCCGCGTGAGCCGTTGTCGCGCGATAAGCTGATGAACCTGGCGCGCGGGCGTGAATACTCGGCGATGGAGCGTTCTATTGACGTGCAGATCTCACGCTTGCGCCGCATGGTGGAAGAAGATCCGGCACATCCTCGTTATATTCAGACGGTTTGGGGTCTGGGCTACGTGTTTGTGCCGGACGGCTCTAAAGCATGA
- a CDS encoding Tex family protein: MMNDSLCRIIAGELQARTEQVESAVRLLDEGNTVPFIARYRKEVTGGLDDTQLRQLETRLGYLRELEERRQAILKSIGEQGKLSDELAKAINGTLSKTELEDLYLPYKPKRRTRGQIAIEAGLEPLADSLWNDPSQDPETLAATFVDADKGVADSKAALDGARYILMERFAEDAALLAKVRDYLWKNAHLVSTVVSGKEDEGAKFRDYFDHHEPISTVPSHRALAMFRGRNEGVLQLALNADPQFDEPPKESHCEQIIIDHLGLRLNNAPADSWRKGVVSWTWRIKVLMHLETELMGTVRERAEDEAINVFARNLHDLLMAAPAGLRATMGLDPGLRTGVKVAVVDATGKLVATDTIYPHTGQAAKAAVAVAALCEKHNVELVAIGNGTASRETERFYLNVQKQFPKVTAQKVIVSEAGASVYSASELAALEFPDLDVSLRGAVSIARRLQDPLAELVKIDPKSIGVGQYQHDVSQTQLARKLDAVVEDCVNAVGVDLNTASVPLLTRVAGLTRMMAQNIVAWRDENGQFLNRQQLLKVSRLGPKAFEQCAGFLRINHGDNPLDASTVHPETYPVVERILAATEQSLRDLMGNSAELRKLKASDFTDAQFGVPTVTDIIKELEKPGRDPRPEFKTATFAEGVETMNDLLPGMVLEGAVTNVTNFGAFVDIGVHQDGLVHISSLADKFVEDPHTVVKAGDIVKVKVLEVDLQRKRIALTMRLDEQPGDTSTRRGNGNSSNRDNGNRNAARPAKAPRGRDSQPSGNSAMMDALAAAMGKKR, encoded by the coding sequence ATGATGAATGATTCGCTCTGCCGCATTATTGCGGGTGAACTTCAGGCACGAACCGAACAGGTGGAATCCGCCGTTCGCCTGCTTGATGAAGGGAACACAGTGCCGTTTATCGCACGCTATCGTAAAGAAGTCACCGGCGGTCTGGACGACACGCAATTGCGTCAGCTCGAAACCCGCCTTGGTTATCTGCGCGAGCTCGAAGAGCGCCGCCAGGCGATTCTGAAATCGATTGGCGAACAGGGCAAACTCAGCGATGAGCTGGCAAAAGCCATTAACGGTACGCTGAGCAAAACCGAGCTTGAAGATCTCTACCTACCGTACAAACCAAAGCGCCGCACGCGCGGGCAAATTGCCATTGAAGCCGGGCTGGAACCGCTGGCAGATTCCCTGTGGAATGATCCGTCGCAAGATCCGGAAACGCTGGCCGCAACGTTTGTCGATGCCGATAAAGGTGTTGCCGACAGCAAAGCGGCGCTGGATGGCGCGCGCTATATCCTGATGGAACGCTTCGCGGAAGATGCCGCGTTGCTGGCAAAAGTGCGTGACTATCTGTGGAAAAACGCCCATCTCGTCTCCACCGTAGTTAGCGGTAAAGAGGACGAAGGTGCCAAATTCCGCGACTATTTCGATCACCACGAACCGATTTCGACTGTCCCTTCGCACCGCGCGCTGGCGATGTTTCGCGGGCGTAACGAAGGCGTGCTGCAACTGGCGCTGAACGCCGACCCGCAGTTTGATGAGCCACCCAAAGAGAGCCACTGCGAGCAAATTATTATCGACCATCTCGGCCTGCGCCTGAACAACGCGCCCGCGGACAGCTGGCGTAAAGGCGTGGTGAGTTGGACGTGGCGAATCAAGGTATTGATGCACCTGGAAACAGAGCTGATGGGTACCGTGCGTGAACGCGCGGAAGATGAGGCCATCAATGTTTTCGCCCGCAACCTACACGATCTGCTGATGGCTGCCCCTGCCGGGCTGCGCGCCACGATGGGTCTCGATCCGGGTCTGCGCACCGGTGTGAAAGTCGCGGTGGTGGATGCCACCGGCAAACTGGTCGCCACCGACACCATCTATCCGCATACCGGGCAAGCAGCAAAAGCGGCAGTAGCCGTCGCGGCGCTGTGCGAAAAACACAATGTTGAACTGGTGGCGATTGGTAACGGCACCGCCTCGCGCGAGACGGAACGCTTCTACCTTAATGTGCAGAAACAGTTCCCGAAAGTGACCGCGCAGAAAGTGATTGTCAGCGAAGCGGGCGCATCGGTTTATTCCGCTTCCGAGCTGGCAGCGCTCGAATTCCCGGATCTGGATGTTTCACTGCGCGGCGCGGTCTCCATTGCTCGTCGTTTGCAGGATCCGCTGGCGGAACTGGTGAAAATCGATCCGAAATCTATCGGTGTCGGCCAGTACCAGCACGATGTCAGCCAGACGCAACTGGCGCGCAAACTGGATGCAGTGGTCGAGGATTGCGTAAACGCCGTCGGCGTTGATCTGAATACTGCCTCTGTGCCACTGCTAACGCGCGTCGCCGGTTTAACCCGCATGATGGCGCAGAATATTGTCGCCTGGCGTGATGAGAACGGTCAGTTCCTGAACCGCCAGCAGTTGCTGAAAGTGAGCCGTCTGGGGCCGAAAGCCTTTGAGCAGTGCGCGGGCTTCCTGCGTATTAACCATGGTGACAACCCGCTGGACGCCTCCACCGTTCACCCGGAAACCTACCCGGTGGTGGAACGTATTCTGGCGGCAACCGAGCAGTCACTGCGCGATCTGATGGGCAACAGCGCGGAGCTGCGCAAACTGAAAGCCAGTGATTTTACTGATGCACAGTTCGGTGTACCGACGGTGACTGACATCATCAAAGAGCTGGAGAAACCGGGGCGCGACCCGCGTCCTGAGTTTAAAACCGCGACTTTCGCCGAAGGCGTGGAAACGATGAATGACCTGCTGCCGGGCATGGTGCTCGAAGGCGCGGTAACCAACGTGACTAACTTTGGCGCTTTCGTTGATATCGGCGTGCATCAGGATGGTCTGGTGCACATTTCATCGCTGGCGGATAAGTTCGTCGAAGACCCGCATACCGTGGTGAAAGCGGGCGATATCGTGAAGGTTAAAGTGCTCGAAGTGGATTTACAGCGCAAACGAATCGCGTTGACCATGCGTCTGGACGAGCAGCCAGGCGACACCAGTACTCGTCGTGGCAACGGCAACAGCAGCAACCGCGATAACGGCAATCGTAATGCTGCGCGCCCGGCGAAAGCACCACGCGGTCGCGACAGCCAGCCGAGCGGCAACAGTGCGATGATGGATGCTCTCGCTGCGGCAATGGGTAAAAAACGTTAA